A window of the Thermanaerothrix sp. genome harbors these coding sequences:
- a CDS encoding YerC/YecD family TrpR-related protein, with amino-acid sequence MGSQWKDSLTDQLCRALLCLENEEEVYRFLEDVATISEIRSLAQRLEVARRLMEGETYPSISKETGASTATISRVKKCVDYGSDGYKLVLERLKG; translated from the coding sequence ATGGGAAGCCAGTGGAAGGACAGCCTTACGGACCAGCTCTGCAGGGCCCTCTTGTGTCTTGAGAACGAGGAGGAGGTTTACAGGTTCCTGGAGGACGTGGCCACCATATCGGAGATAAGGTCCCTGGCCCAGAGGCTTGAGGTGGCAAGGCGCCTCATGGAGGGTGAGACCTATCCGTCCATATCCAAGGAGACCGGGGCCAGCACCGCCACCATAAGCAGGGTTAAGAAGTGCGTGGACTACGGTTCCGACGGCTACAAGCTGGTGTTGGAGAGGCTCAAGGGGTAG